A window of Drosophila sulfurigaster albostrigata strain 15112-1811.04 chromosome X, ASM2355843v2, whole genome shotgun sequence genomic DNA:
CTCTTTTTGTCTCCCCATCTCTTACAGTGTCACACAACAGGATACTGTGGGTGCATTGCTAGCAAATCGACAAGGGCTTTGTCTGGGCGGTGAGTAAGCCTCgataaataagtaaatggTGTTTAATTGCCGTAATATGCTCGTAGCCAAGGGCAACATTAATCCCAATGTTTCGGGCATCGGCATGGCCATCTCGGAGCAGGTAGCGAAACTGGAACCTAACAGCAGTGTGCCGGCGACCATTTGCCTTTACAGTGGCTCCAAGTAAGTGTGACACACTAAGTCAAAGGCGCAAATCTGATGTTCCACATTCTTTTCGCAGGCGCTGTGTTATACAAAAGGATGGCGAGATAACAGGCATAATTTATAAGCAGGCCACAACAGGGTCGACTGCAGCCAGCAATTAGCAGCTGCATTTGCCACCAAACACACTCATCAACACAACAATCTTCCAACAacaccaataacaacaatactactactactactattagTAAACAAGAGCAACCAAAGCAAATGTTTAATCATTGTCATTGCAATTCTCTGATTGAGCTGCAATTCTGCTTCATTTCGCTAGtaatgcttttttttgtttttttttttttgctttttaactTGATATTTACTACATAGCATGTACAACAGATCTATTGTTCATACCATTGTACATATGCAAGCTTAATTcatgtatatagtatacattttGTACGATTAAGCCTACAAGTGATCAAAAAACTTATACAATCTGCATACACTTTAAGCTGTTCCGAATTCCAATTTCGATACATTTTCtattcactttttttctttttgctacATTACAAGTATTCGAAATATGATCATAAAGAAactatactattattattatggattttcttttgttttacatGAATTTTGTATACCCGGTAGAAATGTATAAAACTGGATCTCAAAAGATTGTAATGTTGACGTTCaataatgttaaaaattattcaagaaatatttCGAAACTATGTGTACCGGGTATTTAACAGTCACGCCTAGTGCACTGTAGATTActtctcattattattattttattttgttcactttttCCAATGTGCCGAATTCGGAAATGgccccaaaaaagaaagaaagaaagaaaaatataatgtaatagTCGAAAAATGCTGAATTTACAATGTGTTTTGTGTTAATTGTGTCTGACATTGAACTTTTTGGATCAACATGTAAGTGTAATGTTTAATGTTAATGTGCCAACATTCAGTTATCCATGATGGGGGACACGTCATCGCACAAGGTCGCACTTTGTCCAGGGTGTGACGCGGGGCGAGAAGCGGAGCGGGTTATCAACACTCTCTGCATAATCATCTCACTTTGCCCCACTGTGCATTAGGCAAATGAGCTGATTATCGATCAATTATGGCAAGTAATTCGTTTTAAAGCACTTTCGATTGCTAATGAATTTAGGCATGCTTCGTTGGGCAATGTTATCCACATACACTTTTATCGTACCAACCAGCATActatataacataacatatgtatgtacttttatgtatattataccTTTGCTTGCTTAATCGCTTAACAAATTTTCATGCGGAAAACTCGAACGCATTTAGAGAGTCGtgtacaaattttgttttgagaAACAAAAAAGGGGGCCGCATTTCACAAAATTACATATAATCAGTGATTTCatggaaatataataatgggtttttttatttgccattaaaacaaatgtttttctaAATATTCGTAATTTTTGCACAAACTCGTTCACTTTATGGGATCTTATTTGagcatataatattttgtatggtaTGAAAATTGGCAGATTatgatattaaaatttgtattaaacaaaattaagaaataacatttattttctttactggatttttcattaattggTAGAAATTTCTCTAAGCATTCATATTGTGCAAGTTGTCTAGGGAAAAGAAATCGATTGCAAAGTTCGATGTAATCAGGAAAAGTAATTTGGTGTTGTATTCAAATAATCCACGCGTTAGAGGGCTGCACAATCGATAGTCGCATTACCGTTATCCCCCCGCCCCCGCCCCGCCCTCGCCACCGGCAGCGAGGAGGCAAAAGCAATTGACCACGCGCAGTCCGTAGTTTTCCTCTGGAGTCCGTTAGTAATTGCGAGCGTGGGCGAGTGATTAGAGTCTAATCACTTGGCTAGTCATTAATGTGGAGGCCCCATGTCGACATACATATGGATGAGTATCTCTTTTGTGGTGTAGTatagtcgtagtcgtagtcatATGTATAATTACTCAATCATAACGGCGCCTGGCTTGttcactcgctcgctcgctcgcttgttGGTTCGTGTTGCACGTTGGCTGGCGACCCCTTTGAATTTTCCGGATTAGGCAACATTGAGGAAA
This region includes:
- the LOC133848672 gene encoding uncharacterized protein LOC133848672; this encodes MEQQLEKVLNEIVTQQDTVGALLANRQGLCLGAKGNINPNVSGIGMAISEQVAKLEPNSSVPATICLYSGSKRCVIQKDGEITGIIYKQATTGSTAASN